From one Populus alba chromosome 17, ASM523922v2, whole genome shotgun sequence genomic stretch:
- the LOC118060881 gene encoding agamous-like MADS-box protein AGL62, which yields MVRKSKGRQKLEMVKIPNESNLMVTFSKRRSGLFKKASELCTLCGAEVSMIVFSPGKKVFSFGHPSVEKVMERYVSGNIPQNSGAFHLIEAHRNARVHELNMQLTQAANQLEVEKKRGEDLDRMRKASQSRNWWENPIQELSLEQLEQLKASLLDLKQDVTRHAKQILLQSSAPQPFIAANPSGNHLFDTRNTGFIPNMAVPPFNTNMSGTPFNTNMSGTPFNASSAMPPFGYNLGYGTGFF from the exons ATGGTTAGAAAGAGTAAGGGTCGCCAAAAGTTGGAGATGGTTAAAATACCAAATGAGAGCAATTTAATGGTAACCTTCTCCAAGCGTAGGTCTGGCCTTTTCAAGAAGGCTAGTGAACTCTGTACTCTTTGTGGTGCTGAAGTCAGCATGATTGTGTTCTCGCCTGGCAAGAAGGTTTTCTCTTTTGGCCACCCTTCTGTTGAAAAGGTCATGGAACGGTATGTCTCAGGAAATATTCCCCAAAATTCAGGTGCTTTTCATCTTATTGAGGCTCATCGCAATGCTAGGGTCCACGAACTCAACATGCAGCTAACTCAG GCGGCCAACCAATTGGAAGTGGAGAAGAAAAGAGGGGAAGACCTAGACAGAATGCGGAAAGCTAGTCAGAGTCGGAACTGGTGGGAGAACCCTATTCAGGAACTTAGCTTGGAACAGCTTGAACAATTGAAGGCGTCCTTACTGGATCTCAAGCAGGATGTGACCAGGCACGCCAAACAGATTCTGCTTCAAAGTTCAGCTCCTCAGCCTTTTATCGCAGCAAACCCTAGTGGGAATCATCTTTTCGATACCAGGAATACTGGATTCATCCCAAACATGGCTGTGCCTCCTTTCAACACCAACATGAGTGGGACCCCTTTCAACACCAACATGAGTGGGACTCCTTTCAATGCAAGCTCAGCAATGCCTCCTTTTGGATACAATCTTGGATATGGGACTGGTTTCTTCTAG
- the LOC118060895 gene encoding transcription initiation factor TFIID subunit 1, with translation MGGGGYDSGSASDDDDDEEYEEVGGNRFLGFMFGNVDNSGDLDADYLDEDAKEHLAALADKLGSSLTEIDLSVKSHQTSTDAAEQDYDAKAEDAVDYEDFDEQYEGPEIQGVSEEDYLLSKKNYILSESSLQPPTSDNEDYDEDVEEELEKEPVVSDKILEFQTASLSGQQDVGVVSGVGVEKSSQDDVELGSMDSESSDAKSEDIHEEEVDHVEGPLDGKGPSPLPILFIEDGMEILKFSEIFSIHEPSKKGQKRDHRYSIFKEKYTSMDASDIVEEDEEVFLKDSGQLFPSHLLVNQHDISILSEDAAELARFGTVHGAIKTSVQIEEQRKNSYLSAEPMNEEVEWKSPVHSKFYPLDQQDWEERILWDNSPAISDNSVESFDLSGPDTGSSFIRESEQVTSPQNRCSELPVELNENTSNFVWNRSSVLLESFGSEDSSEPGNLPFSESRCHPQLLRLESQMEVDSSSHVDDRRENNSAELHESDAVRRFSKSHCK, from the exons ATGGGTGGAGGTGGCTATGACTCCGGAAGTGCTTCTGACGATG ATGATGACGAGGAATATGAGGAAGTTGGTGGTAACCGATTTTTGGGTTTTATGTTTGGGAATGTTGATAATTCTGGTGATCTTGATGCTGATTACCTTGATGAG GATGCAAAGGAGCATCTTGCCGCATTAGCTGACAAGTTGGGTTCGTCGCTAACAGAAATTGAT TTGTCAGTGAAGTCACACCAAACATCCACTGACGCTGCAGAACAAG ATTATGATGCAAAGGCTGAAGATGCAGTTGATTACGAAGACTTTGATGAACAATACGAGGGGCCTGAGATTCAAGGTGTCAGTGAGGAGGACTACTTGTTGtcaaaaaagaattatattttgTCTGAATCCTCATTGCAGCCTCCTACATCCGACAATGAAGATTATGATGAGGATGTGGAAGAGGAACTTGAAAAGGAACCTGTGGTTTCGGATAAAATTCTTGAATTTCAAACTGCCTCTCTATCAG GTCAGCAAGATGTTGGAGTAGTTTCAGGAGTAGGAGTAGAGAAGTCTTCTCAGGATGATGTAGAACTTGGTTCCATGGATTCTGAAAGTTCTGATGCTAAATCGGAAGATATTCATGAG GAGGAAGTTGATCATGTCGAGGGGCCTCTAGATGGTAAAGGTCCCAGTCCACTTCCTATTTTGTTTATAGAAGATGGGATGGAGATCTTAAAGTTTTCTGAAATATTTTCTATCCATGAACCTTCGAAGAAAGGACAAAAAAGAGATCACAGATATTCCATTTTCAAAG AGAAGTATACATCTATGGATGCTTCTGATATTGTTGAAGAGGATGAAGAGGTGTTTTTAAAGGACTCTGGTCAACTGTTTCCATCACATTTGCTTGTAAATCAACATGACATCTCAATCTTGAGCGAAGATGCTGCAGAATTAGCAAGATTTGGAACTGTTCATGGAGCTATTAAAACGTCTGTTCAAATTGAGGAACAAAGAAAGAACTCTTATCTTAGTGCTGAACCAATGAATGAGGAAGTGGAATGGAAGTCTCCAGTGCATTCAAAATTCTACCCCCTTGATCAGCAAGACTGGGAAGAGAGAATTCTTTGGGACAATTCCCCAGCTATCAGTGACAACTCTGTAGAGAGTTTTGATCTCTCGGGACCTGACACTGGATCTTCATTTATTAGGGAAAGTGAACAAGTGACTAGTCCACAAAATCGTTGTTCAGAGCTCCCAGTGGAGTTAAATGAGAACACCAGTAACTTTGTTTGGAACAGGTCTTCTGTTCTCTTGGAGTCCTTTGGCTCAGAAGACTCTTCAGAACCTGGAAATCTTCCATTCTCAGAAAGCAGATGCCATCCACAACTTCTGAGACTGGAATCTCAGATGGAAGTGGATAGCTCTAGTCATGTTGATGATAGAAGAGAGAATAATAGTGCTGAGCTTCATGAAAGTGATGCTGTAAGGCGTTTCAGCAAGTCACATTGCAAATAG
- the LOC118031796 gene encoding beta carbonic anhydrase 5, chloroplastic, translated as MAVPSPSFSLSKHSLSNSPSFHASNPSLDPSKASVLRTQNVFGSKANLGGVEQTHLRLWNNLKTNSDLRLQASREPPGLTKELKTDKSERMERIGHGSDLFDEMKQRFLSFKKHKYMQNLELYEKLAKGQAPKFMVIACADSRVCPSSILGFQPGEAFVIRNVANMVPPYENGPSETNAGLEFAVNSLKVENILVIGHSQCGGIRALMSMHDDVETSSLIGSWVSVGMNARVRTKAATKLLNFDQQCKHCEKESVNCSLANLLTYPWVEEKVRNGELAIHGGYYDFVDCAFEKWTLDYKESNLKDKGGRVAVKDRAFWF; from the exons ATGGCTGTCCCATCaccatctttctctctttcaaaaCACTCCTTATCCAATTCCCCTTCATTTCATGCTTCCAACCCTTCATTGGATCCCTCTAAAGCTTCAGTCTTGAGAACCCAAAAT GTCTTTGGTTCTAAGGCTAATTTAGGAGGAGTTGAGCAGACCCATTTGAGATTGTGGAATAATTTGAA GACAAATTCAGATTTGAGATTACAGGCTTCCAGGGAGCCTCCTGGACTGACCAAGGAACTTAAAACTGACAAATCCGAGCGAATGGAAAGAATTGGACATGGTTCTGATTTATTTGATGAGATGAAACAACGGTTCCTGAGCTTCAAAAAGCATAAATACAT GCAAAACTTGGAACTCTACGAAAAGCTTGCAAAAGGTCAAGCACCAAAG TTTATGGTGATTGCTTGTGCAGACTCAAGGGTTTGCCCTTCGTCCATCTTAGGATTCCAGCCTGGTGAAGCTTTTGTTATTCGCAATGTTGCAAACATGGTGCCACCCTATGAG AATGGACCATCTGAAACAAATGCAGGCTTAGAGTTTGCTGTAAATTCTCTGAAA GTTGAAAACATTTTAGTAATTGGTCACAGTCAATGCGGAGGCATTCGCGCTCTAATGAGTATGCATGATGACGTAGAAACAAG TAGCCTCATTGGAAGTTGGGTTTCTGTGGGGATGAATGCAAGAGTAAGAACTAAGGCAGCCACGAAACTTCTGAACTTTGACCAGCAGTGCAAACATTGTGAAAAG GAATCAGTCAATTGTTCATTGGCAAATCTCCTCACTTATCCATGGGTGGAAGAAAAAGTGAGGAATGGGGAACTTGCTATTCACGGTGGCTATTATGACTTCGTCGACTGTGCATTTGAGAAATGGACTCTGGATTACAAGGAAAGCAATCTGAAGGACAAAGGTGGGAGAGTTGCAGTAAAAGACCGAGCATTTTGGTTCTGA